Proteins encoded in a region of the Acetomicrobium thermoterrenum DSM 13490 genome:
- a CDS encoding PHP domain-containing protein: protein MHLYWMDLHVHTVLSPCAELEMGAADIVGRCLDEGIDIIAIADHNAAANSVAVINAAKDKPLTVLPALEVQSREDIHTLCLFKTVEEAFAFQDWVWARLAPVKNDPDLFGFQLVIDHENNILEEVDTLLLQGIDASVDDVIEKTKCMGGIAILAHVDRPAYSYLAVLGMLHPNMNIDAVELSARLTAQEALYWKESVLDYSIIRSSDAHRLNDIQRCHSTPIYLEQPSFNDVFFALHRYNDRRVKWPWS, encoded by the coding sequence ATGCACCTTTATTGGATGGACCTGCATGTTCATACTGTATTATCGCCTTGTGCCGAACTTGAGATGGGAGCAGCGGATATAGTAGGCAGGTGTTTGGATGAAGGGATTGATATAATAGCTATAGCTGATCATAATGCGGCGGCAAATTCAGTCGCTGTAATTAACGCAGCCAAAGATAAGCCGCTGACAGTTTTGCCGGCGTTGGAAGTTCAATCTCGCGAAGACATTCATACCTTATGTCTTTTTAAAACTGTCGAGGAGGCTTTTGCTTTCCAGGATTGGGTGTGGGCACGATTGGCTCCGGTGAAAAACGACCCCGATTTGTTTGGGTTTCAGTTAGTAATTGATCATGAGAACAATATACTGGAAGAAGTTGACACTCTCCTGCTACAGGGAATAGATGCATCTGTGGACGATGTTATAGAGAAGACAAAGTGCATGGGAGGAATTGCGATTTTAGCCCACGTCGACAGGCCGGCATATTCGTATCTTGCAGTGCTCGGGATGTTGCATCCTAATATGAATATAGATGCCGTGGAGCTGTCAGCGAGGTTGACTGCTCAGGAGGCTTTATACTGGAAGGAAAGTGTTTTAGATTATTCTATTATCAGATCCTCTGATGCTCATCGACTTAACGACATCCAAAGATGTCACTCGACGCCCATCTATTTGGAGCAACCTTCGTTTAATGACGTTTTTTTTGCTTTACATAGATATAATGATAGGAGGGTGAAGTGGCCGTGGTCGTAA
- a CDS encoding [Fe-Fe] hydrogenase large subunit C-terminal domain-containing protein, protein MSYLAHGVKIVETSCRGCVNCIKSCPTEAMRVIEGKVRILSEICIACGECLRRCTHRALLLEEDEWDYILSKRPMTLVTDPSFCTQFSWPPIPELMAQALFELNFEPIFDEYEAAYDVTALAVARAIESSSDNLRPLISTYCPAVVRLIQIKFHELIPHLVQVESPLETSIDLWRARSKRRDPVTLVSSCPARIAMVRSPVGRDISSAEFAISTSKLAREVLIGSGDPSKKVSVDYPFHAPRWIAWAKTGGESMHVRSFSSRPIKTLEVDGLRNVINLFQEMELGKLRGIDYIEARVCDLGCIGGIGNAESRFLSRIKIDNMEIDFDFNEENREELESIYDAKIWSLRERIVPIEQMPLGEDLAKAMERLKQLHAVYADLPHLDCGTCGRPSCRVMAEDIVKGEGSLDDCIFRLKERIADLSKEIYDLSKRLVHTMTPEGKS, encoded by the coding sequence GTGAGTTATTTGGCTCACGGCGTGAAAATCGTAGAAACATCCTGTAGAGGATGTGTCAACTGTATTAAATCATGTCCCACTGAGGCCATGAGGGTCATAGAGGGTAAAGTTCGTATTTTAAGCGAAATTTGTATTGCTTGCGGCGAGTGTCTGAGACGATGCACGCATAGAGCATTATTGCTTGAGGAGGATGAATGGGATTATATACTGAGCAAACGCCCCATGACGTTGGTTACAGACCCTTCCTTCTGCACGCAGTTTTCTTGGCCGCCCATCCCTGAGTTGATGGCACAAGCCCTATTTGAATTGAACTTCGAGCCGATCTTTGACGAATATGAAGCGGCTTACGATGTCACGGCTTTGGCTGTAGCAAGAGCCATAGAAAGTTCTTCAGATAACCTGAGGCCTCTTATTTCAACTTACTGTCCTGCCGTTGTCAGGTTGATTCAGATCAAATTCCATGAACTTATTCCCCATCTCGTGCAGGTAGAATCTCCCCTAGAGACGAGCATAGATCTTTGGAGAGCGAGGTCGAAAAGGCGAGACCCCGTTACCTTGGTTTCATCCTGTCCTGCGCGAATTGCCATGGTACGTTCTCCCGTTGGAAGGGATATAAGTTCTGCTGAATTTGCCATTTCCACGTCTAAACTTGCCCGAGAGGTGTTAATAGGCTCTGGTGACCCATCCAAAAAGGTGTCCGTCGATTATCCATTCCATGCTCCACGCTGGATAGCATGGGCTAAGACCGGAGGTGAGTCAATGCACGTCCGCAGTTTTTCAAGCAGGCCCATTAAAACTCTTGAAGTGGATGGGTTGCGAAACGTGATTAACCTTTTTCAGGAAATGGAATTGGGAAAACTCAGAGGTATCGACTACATCGAAGCCAGGGTTTGCGATTTGGGATGCATAGGCGGCATAGGAAATGCCGAATCTCGTTTTTTGAGCCGTATCAAGATTGATAACATGGAAATTGATTTTGATTTTAATGAGGAAAACAGGGAGGAGCTCGAGTCGATCTACGATGCGAAGATTTGGTCTCTCAGAGAAAGAATTGTTCCCATTGAACAGATGCCTTTAGGAGAGGATCTGGCAAAGGCTATGGAAAGATTGAAGCAACTACACGCTGTCTACGCTGATCTCCCACACCTCGATTGCGGGACCTGCGGCAGACCCTCATGCAGGGTTATGGCTGAAGATATCGTAAAGGGCGAAGGTTCGCTCGATGATTGCATCTTCAGATTAAAAGAACGCATTGCAGATTTGTCCAAGGAAATTTACGACCTTTCAAAGAGGTTGGTACATACAATGACGCCGGAGGGGAAATCATGA
- a CDS encoding ATP-binding protein translates to MSEPLVLELEVKPLDFLAAGETATQFKETLKSLGLPPEICRRAAIVVYEAEMNIVIHGGGGVMRLQVEEDKVTIMAEDEGPGIEDLELAMQEGYSSAPDFIREMGFGAGMGLPNIKRNADELYIDTVPGKGTKLRAVIYLNKGR, encoded by the coding sequence TTGAGCGAACCGCTAGTGTTGGAGTTAGAAGTTAAGCCCCTGGATTTTCTGGCTGCAGGAGAAACAGCCACCCAGTTTAAGGAAACGTTAAAATCTCTCGGATTGCCTCCCGAAATTTGCCGTAGGGCAGCTATCGTCGTTTACGAAGCGGAAATGAACATTGTGATACATGGCGGCGGTGGAGTTATGCGCCTCCAAGTTGAGGAGGATAAAGTTACCATAATGGCTGAAGACGAGGGCCCGGGAATCGAGGACCTGGAGTTGGCGATGCAGGAAGGTTATTCTTCTGCCCCCGACTTTATAAGGGAAATGGGCTTCGGAGCAGGAATGGGCCTGCCCAATATCAAAAGAAATGCCGATGAATTGTATATAGACACAGTGCCGGGGAAGGGTACAAAATTACGTGCAGTTATATACCTTAATAAAGGACGGTGA
- the glgP gene encoding alpha-glucan family phosphorylase: MVESYSRNDAMNYNIPVGSSLTHLMEMDPAFRTVAYFSMEIGVMNDIPTYAGGLGILAGDVLKSAADLGVPIVGVTLLYKQGYFKQRIDEQGRQIEEPFQWEPGKNLTLLPNEVNVDIEGNSVYVRVWVYEIVGETGYVVPVYFLDTDYEKNAPEYRNLTWYLYGGDLRYRLCQEMILGIGGLRILRDLGYNNIKTFHLNEGHAGFLALELLREQGYIDFEKIKEQVVFTSHTPVAAGHDYFSFDLIERTMSPVFVDYLKQMMPNGGVSMVDFGLKYSKYINGVSKKHRDVSRKLYNTENIDYITNGVHSKSWTSSSMQRIFDQNIPGWRNDPSRLVMASKLGDNEIWKAHQANKMHLLSKVLEKTGIELDTEILTIGFARRAVAYKRADLIFKDINRLIDICAGKVQLIFSGKAHPSDEDGKKMIQRVIEISKEISDRIPVVFLDNYDMELAALLTSGVDVWLNTPIRPREASGTSGMKCSHNGVLNLSILDGWWVEGWIEDITGWAIGPEPKEVELVNYDESQDADALYKVLEQKVIPLYYQNKDKWISMMKNTISLNASYFNTHRVVREYCEKAYGIHPKYY; this comes from the coding sequence ATGGTTGAATCTTACAGCAGAAATGACGCAATGAATTACAATATACCCGTAGGCTCATCGCTTACACATCTGATGGAAATGGACCCTGCCTTTAGAACCGTTGCCTATTTTTCAATGGAAATTGGCGTCATGAACGACATTCCCACCTATGCGGGCGGATTGGGAATTTTAGCCGGCGATGTGCTGAAAAGTGCAGCCGACCTCGGAGTACCTATTGTAGGGGTTACGCTCCTATATAAACAGGGATATTTCAAACAAAGGATCGACGAACAGGGACGACAAATTGAGGAACCCTTTCAATGGGAACCAGGTAAAAATCTAACCTTACTTCCTAATGAAGTAAACGTCGATATAGAGGGCAATTCGGTATACGTACGTGTTTGGGTATATGAAATTGTCGGGGAGACGGGGTATGTTGTACCTGTCTATTTTCTCGATACCGATTATGAAAAAAATGCCCCCGAGTATAGAAACCTTACTTGGTATTTGTACGGAGGAGACCTCAGATACAGATTGTGCCAAGAGATGATTTTAGGAATAGGGGGTCTAAGAATCCTAAGAGATCTGGGTTACAATAATATAAAGACTTTTCATCTTAATGAAGGTCATGCAGGCTTTCTGGCTTTAGAACTTCTTAGAGAACAGGGTTATATCGATTTCGAAAAAATTAAGGAACAGGTGGTCTTCACTTCGCATACTCCAGTGGCAGCAGGACACGATTATTTTTCCTTTGACCTAATAGAGAGAACCATGTCGCCAGTATTCGTAGATTATTTAAAACAGATGATGCCTAACGGCGGCGTTTCAATGGTCGATTTCGGACTCAAGTACAGCAAATACATAAATGGTGTATCAAAAAAACACAGAGACGTAAGCAGAAAGCTTTATAATACCGAAAACATAGACTACATAACCAACGGCGTTCATTCAAAAAGCTGGACATCTTCAAGTATGCAAAGGATTTTTGACCAAAACATTCCGGGGTGGAGAAATGACCCGTCCAGATTGGTCATGGCAAGCAAATTGGGCGATAATGAAATTTGGAAAGCCCATCAGGCAAACAAAATGCATCTTCTATCCAAGGTGCTCGAGAAAACCGGAATAGAGCTGGACACTGAAATCCTCACTATAGGCTTCGCCAGAAGAGCAGTAGCGTACAAAAGAGCCGATCTCATCTTTAAAGACATAAATAGATTAATTGACATATGCGCCGGCAAAGTACAACTAATATTCTCGGGAAAGGCGCATCCTTCCGACGAAGACGGCAAAAAAATGATACAGCGCGTGATAGAGATCTCTAAAGAGATTTCCGATAGAATCCCGGTAGTTTTCTTGGATAATTACGACATGGAGCTGGCCGCTCTGCTCACCTCCGGGGTTGACGTATGGCTCAACACGCCCATTAGACCCCGTGAAGCTTCGGGAACTAGCGGAATGAAGTGTTCCCATAACGGAGTATTAAATTTATCCATATTGGACGGATGGTGGGTTGAAGGTTGGATAGAAGACATAACGGGGTGGGCAATAGGGCCTGAACCAAAAGAAGTGGAGCTTGTAAATTACGACGAGTCCCAAGACGCGGATGCGTTATACAAAGTGCTTGAGCAAAAGGTCATTCCATTGTATTATCAAAATAAAGACAAATGGATTTCAATGATGAAAAATACGATTTCCTTAAATGCCAGCTATTTCAATACTCATCGAGTTGTAAGAGAATATTGCGAAAAAGCCTATGGCATACACCCAAAATATTACTAA
- the glgA gene encoding glycogen synthase GlgA has translation MSSPFKKIKVLHVASEMHPLAKKGGLGDVVGSLPKAQRELGIDSRVLLPLYPGVMDRIIGKAKKLPRKLYLPLEWRVFPARLWHTDVQEVPVYLLDIEDISFSADVYPNQLDMNSVRPFFLLSLAAMEFKKATNWNPHIFHIHDWPTSMVATVLKWHMYYSTLSNHYDTVLTIHNLAHQGIVQETNLIQWGIPKEAFNIEGLEYYGMTNFLKGGIIASDMVTTVSPRYSWEIQTREYGMGLDGVLKKYNSKLKGILNGIDYSYWNPKTDPLIPAHYDVNDIAPKRECKKSLLSRCGWEDDGSPILIYIGRLAEQKGLDILLPSIEAIPGHGCKLIVLGEGSEIYERALLDMCLQFPDSLFVKIGYDEELSHLMYAGGDMLVMPSYFEPCGLSQLIAMRYGTVPICRATGGLADTVIDADSASDGTGFLFSSYDSEAFLRAIGRALASWNSPNHWNRIISNCMKVDFSWSKSSREYANLYLELLGVPEGENKNLLL, from the coding sequence GTGTCTTCGCCTTTCAAAAAAATAAAAGTGCTTCACGTTGCTTCAGAAATGCACCCCCTCGCAAAAAAAGGAGGACTGGGCGACGTCGTCGGCTCCCTACCCAAAGCACAAAGAGAACTTGGCATCGACAGCAGGGTTTTGTTGCCCCTCTACCCCGGAGTTATGGATCGCATCATTGGGAAGGCAAAAAAATTACCGCGCAAGCTTTATCTTCCTTTAGAGTGGAGGGTATTTCCTGCCCGACTATGGCATACCGATGTCCAGGAGGTCCCTGTCTACCTTCTGGACATCGAAGATATATCCTTTTCGGCAGATGTATATCCAAATCAATTGGACATGAACTCGGTAAGACCTTTTTTCCTTCTCTCCTTGGCTGCAATGGAATTTAAAAAGGCAACCAACTGGAATCCACATATATTTCACATTCACGATTGGCCTACCTCTATGGTAGCAACTGTTCTTAAATGGCACATGTATTATTCGACATTATCCAACCATTATGATACCGTTCTCACAATACACAACCTTGCTCACCAAGGAATCGTTCAGGAAACGAACTTAATTCAATGGGGAATCCCAAAAGAGGCTTTTAATATAGAAGGGTTGGAATACTACGGAATGACCAACTTTTTAAAGGGCGGAATTATAGCTTCCGACATGGTCACGACAGTCTCGCCCCGCTATTCCTGGGAAATACAGACTAGGGAATATGGAATGGGCTTGGATGGTGTTTTAAAAAAGTACAACAGTAAGCTAAAGGGCATACTCAACGGGATCGATTACTCCTATTGGAATCCCAAAACAGATCCTCTTATTCCAGCACATTACGACGTGAACGACATTGCCCCGAAAAGAGAATGCAAAAAATCCTTATTATCCCGATGCGGCTGGGAAGACGATGGTTCACCAATTTTAATATATATAGGCAGACTCGCGGAACAAAAGGGCTTGGATATATTATTGCCCTCCATAGAAGCCATTCCGGGTCATGGTTGCAAGTTGATCGTTTTAGGCGAAGGAAGCGAAATTTACGAAAGAGCTCTATTGGATATGTGCTTGCAATTTCCAGACAGCCTATTCGTTAAAATAGGATATGATGAGGAGCTATCGCACCTCATGTATGCAGGAGGAGATATGCTCGTAATGCCTTCATATTTCGAACCCTGCGGTTTATCTCAATTAATTGCCATGCGATATGGAACAGTTCCCATTTGTCGTGCTACAGGAGGGCTTGCAGACACAGTTATAGATGCCGATTCCGCATCGGATGGAACCGGTTTTTTATTCAGTTCTTACGATAGCGAGGCTTTCTTGCGAGCTATTGGAAGGGCTTTGGCGTCTTGGAACTCTCCAAATCATTGGAATCGAATTATATCAAACTGCATGAAAGTCGACTTTTCTTGGTCCAAATCCTCACGAGAATACGCAAATCTATACCTCGAACTGCTGGGAGTCCCGGAAGGCGAAAACAAAAATCTATTGCTTTAG
- the glgC gene encoding glucose-1-phosphate adenylyltransferase, giving the protein MIYGKYGRVLGIVLAGGRGQRLSPLTRHRAKPAVHFAAKYRIVDFALSNLVNSGVFSIYVLVQFRSQSLNEHIERGWQFGGALRGRDFFITVVPAQMWTGEHWYKGTADAVFQNLHLITIYNADRICVFAADHVYKMDIEQMMQKHIEQKADCTVAAYEVPVGEASAFGCLKTDEDGFVVEFLEKPKNPPEIPNRPGFSFVSMGNYIFEREILEEVLVEDANDPDSSHDFGKDILPKLYKNHKVLSYDFKTNAIPGNDKPYWKDVGTIKTYWQAHMDLLKENADLNLFNPQWPIRTVSYADPPGFTFSVDNSSSSVEDALRAEGSQVIGATVKRSVLSRNCVIKPGAYVEECIIGRGVVIGERCRLRRVIVDAQNVIPPDTEIGFDENLDRQRYHVDPSGIVVVPMPAIQLRAKVNFPYPDSGI; this is encoded by the coding sequence TTGATCTATGGAAAGTACGGGAGGGTGTTGGGCATAGTTCTAGCAGGTGGTCGAGGCCAGAGACTTTCCCCCTTGACAAGACACCGCGCAAAGCCGGCAGTTCATTTTGCAGCCAAATATAGGATAGTAGATTTCGCCCTTTCCAACTTAGTTAACAGCGGAGTCTTCTCCATATACGTCCTCGTCCAATTTCGAAGCCAGTCATTGAACGAGCACATTGAAAGAGGGTGGCAGTTTGGAGGCGCCTTGAGAGGCAGAGACTTCTTTATAACTGTTGTACCCGCGCAAATGTGGACCGGCGAGCATTGGTACAAAGGAACGGCCGATGCCGTCTTTCAAAATCTACACCTGATCACCATTTACAATGCCGACCGTATTTGCGTATTCGCCGCCGATCATGTATATAAGATGGACATAGAACAAATGATGCAAAAACATATAGAACAAAAGGCGGATTGCACGGTAGCCGCTTACGAAGTGCCGGTCGGCGAAGCGTCTGCCTTTGGATGCCTGAAAACGGACGAAGATGGTTTTGTCGTAGAATTCCTGGAAAAGCCGAAGAACCCGCCCGAAATTCCAAACCGGCCCGGATTTAGCTTTGTTTCCATGGGCAATTACATCTTCGAAAGGGAAATTTTAGAAGAAGTATTAGTTGAAGATGCAAATGATCCCGACAGCAGTCATGATTTCGGAAAAGATATATTGCCGAAACTATACAAAAACCATAAAGTATTGTCCTACGATTTTAAAACAAATGCCATCCCGGGAAATGATAAGCCATATTGGAAAGACGTAGGAACGATCAAAACTTACTGGCAGGCGCATATGGACCTGCTCAAGGAAAATGCGGATTTAAATCTTTTCAACCCGCAATGGCCGATCAGAACCGTATCCTATGCCGACCCTCCAGGGTTCACCTTCTCCGTGGACAACTCCTCAAGCAGCGTGGAAGACGCGCTTCGCGCGGAGGGAAGTCAAGTAATCGGGGCAACCGTAAAAAGATCGGTTTTGTCGAGAAACTGCGTTATAAAGCCCGGCGCCTACGTTGAGGAATGTATAATAGGAAGAGGAGTAGTCATTGGGGAACGGTGTCGATTGAGAAGGGTCATTGTGGATGCCCAAAACGTTATCCCCCCGGACACTGAAATAGGATTTGATGAAAATTTGGATCGTCAAAGATATCACGTCGACCCCTCGGGTATAGTGGTCGTCCCGATGCCCGCCATACAACTTAGAGCAAAGGTGAATTTCCCCTACCCAGATTCAGGAATTTAA
- a CDS encoding tetratricopeptide repeat protein, giving the protein MTQRNTCEEVKKLLDMANSTDNHEEATRLANKVLELAPTNCEALLLLADNAISDGDMEKNRFYLNRIIENYEKGQSKDNTRDTEDANDEIYLSALERLAFSLSFDDRHEEAMSVAQKLLEIDVEGKTTAKDTIYRSLLMMDRYREILEMICQEENPSAVALHAKAIALYQLDGMSWNSYEALVSALEGDPDAPFYALGIWDEPEEPDEEEVQSMLTALYIVEPWAKSDELIDWITHITIAFGFFTQRLPEDFLQVMELSETGSMARQELDELKEIIDEMQKVEAVRDHDFKGIDRIVFDALRFRRKY; this is encoded by the coding sequence ATGACACAGAGGAACACCTGCGAAGAAGTAAAAAAACTTTTGGATATGGCTAATTCAACAGACAACCATGAGGAAGCAACAAGGCTTGCAAATAAAGTCCTCGAGCTGGCCCCGACAAATTGCGAGGCTTTGCTGTTACTGGCAGATAATGCCATATCCGATGGCGATATGGAAAAGAATCGCTTTTATCTCAACCGGATAATCGAAAACTACGAGAAAGGACAATCCAAAGACAATACGAGAGATACGGAAGATGCGAATGACGAAATTTACCTTTCCGCCCTTGAAAGGCTTGCCTTTTCGCTTTCCTTCGACGATCGCCACGAAGAAGCAATGTCGGTTGCCCAAAAATTGCTAGAGATAGATGTAGAAGGAAAAACTACGGCCAAAGATACGATTTATCGGTCGTTGTTGATGATGGACCGCTACAGAGAAATATTGGAGATGATCTGCCAGGAGGAAAACCCTTCAGCCGTTGCTCTGCACGCAAAGGCGATAGCTCTATATCAATTGGACGGAATGAGCTGGAACTCTTACGAAGCCTTGGTCAGCGCATTGGAAGGTGATCCGGATGCTCCTTTCTATGCTTTGGGCATTTGGGATGAGCCTGAGGAACCTGACGAAGAGGAAGTTCAATCCATGCTGACAGCATTGTATATAGTAGAACCATGGGCCAAATCTGACGAACTCATCGACTGGATAACCCATATTACCATCGCCTTCGGTTTTTTCACCCAACGTCTTCCGGAGGATTTTCTCCAGGTTATGGAATTAAGCGAAACCGGAAGTATGGCAAGGCAAGAATTAGACGAATTAAAGGAAATAATCGACGAAATGCAAAAAGTGGAAGCCGTAAGGGATCACGACTTCAAAGGTATAGATCGCATAGTCTTCGATGCCCTGCGCTTCAGACGTAAATATTAA
- a CDS encoding 2-phosphosulfolactate phosphatase, translated as MSVQLTVVLNPSGDLDRIDTWIVVDILRATTTIVTFFEMGGKVLLPVEDVEEAYSLKSKLGGKWLLMGERKSLPPPGFDCGNSPIELLRYNLRDFHGAIMTTTNGTKALLRAAASSDIVFAGCSRNATAVVEAAIERGNKIGILCAGRFNRAMIDDTACAGMMAEITKNKIQSLKLNDGAKIAIATWEYYDKNLMRALTDAEHALSLKDLGLWNDVEYASRIDESHTIPRLTLWNNLPAITV; from the coding sequence ATGTCGGTTCAACTGACGGTTGTGCTAAACCCCTCCGGTGACCTGGATCGCATAGATACTTGGATCGTGGTCGATATCTTACGGGCTACCACGACAATAGTGACATTTTTTGAGATGGGCGGCAAGGTCCTTTTGCCTGTAGAAGATGTAGAAGAGGCCTACAGCCTAAAGTCTAAACTTGGCGGAAAATGGCTTTTAATGGGAGAAAGAAAAAGCCTTCCTCCTCCCGGTTTCGATTGCGGCAATTCTCCGATTGAATTGCTTCGATATAACCTAAGAGATTTTCACGGGGCCATAATGACGACTACCAACGGAACTAAAGCATTGTTACGCGCTGCGGCTTCTTCGGATATCGTGTTTGCAGGCTGCTCCAGAAACGCCACCGCTGTAGTTGAAGCTGCTATCGAAAGGGGCAACAAAATAGGCATACTTTGCGCCGGCAGGTTCAACCGAGCAATGATAGATGACACCGCCTGTGCCGGTATGATGGCGGAAATTACAAAGAATAAAATCCAAAGTTTGAAGTTAAACGATGGAGCAAAGATAGCGATAGCCACTTGGGAATATTACGATAAAAATTTAATGCGTGCCCTGACGGATGCAGAGCACGCATTAAGCTTGAAGGATTTGGGCCTATGGAACGACGTTGAATACGCTTCCCGTATTGACGAAAGCCATACGATTCCACGGCTTACCCTGTGGAATAATTTGCCTGCTATAACGGTTTAA
- the ptsP gene encoding phosphoenolpyruvate--protein phosphotransferase yields MAEIKLKGTPLSPGLSYGYAFTYTTIPFEQRNIVIKTEDIEKELSRLKEAIKKTRESLEKLKDRTKKKLGEEKAGIIEAHMLMLEDPMFIQEIENTIKEGHSAEDAVYTATMKIKKMFEDIPDPYLRERAADVEDVGSRLFRNLLGAKDLESMGREESTIVVASDLAPSELIAISGNNVVGLVLLHGGPTSHMAIIAKSLDLPAVSGIDISTISDNNVIIIDGTKGEVTINPSPETLSQVKRKVEELKKEQEEAMSLKDAPAITSDGFKLELWGNIAHPNEVSSVLSFGGKGIGLFRTEFLFMNRNNPPGEDEQFEAYSKALAEMNPNPVVIRTMDAGGDKEIPYLNIPKEDNPFLGYRAIRIGITEEGLLLTQLRALLRSATYGNLYIMFPMISSLWEVKRAKDLLRKAARQLKEEGIEQGSAKIGIMIEIPSAALMADELAKEVDFFSIGTNDLTQYTLAVDRGNAKISRWYDHLHPAVLKLIDMTAKAAKKHKIELGMCGEMAGDPLALPILIGMEFDELSMSPPAIPKIKRLTRKTSLGRAKEITQKALLMKDATEVRTFLEEMTSQL; encoded by the coding sequence ATGGCAGAAATTAAATTAAAGGGTACTCCCCTATCTCCTGGTCTTTCCTATGGATACGCTTTTACATACACGACCATACCCTTTGAGCAAAGAAACATCGTCATTAAAACCGAAGACATCGAAAAAGAGCTATCCCGCCTAAAGGAAGCCATTAAAAAAACGAGGGAATCCCTCGAAAAACTGAAGGATAGAACCAAAAAGAAGCTGGGAGAGGAGAAGGCGGGAATTATAGAGGCTCACATGCTGATGCTTGAAGACCCCATGTTCATTCAAGAAATTGAAAACACCATAAAAGAAGGCCATTCTGCAGAGGACGCCGTTTACACGGCCACTATGAAGATAAAAAAGATGTTTGAAGATATACCTGACCCCTATTTAAGAGAAAGGGCTGCAGACGTAGAAGATGTGGGCAGCAGGCTATTCAGAAACTTATTGGGAGCAAAAGATCTTGAATCGATGGGACGAGAGGAATCAACTATAGTCGTCGCCAGCGACCTGGCTCCCTCGGAATTAATCGCCATATCGGGAAACAATGTCGTCGGCTTAGTGCTCCTACACGGAGGCCCAACATCTCACATGGCCATAATAGCCAAGTCATTAGATTTGCCGGCTGTATCCGGAATAGATATAAGCACAATCTCCGACAATAACGTTATCATAATCGACGGCACAAAAGGGGAAGTAACGATAAATCCCTCTCCTGAAACGCTTTCGCAGGTCAAAAGAAAGGTAGAGGAACTCAAAAAAGAGCAAGAGGAAGCCATGAGCCTAAAAGATGCTCCTGCAATCACCTCAGACGGTTTCAAGCTAGAGTTGTGGGGCAACATAGCTCATCCAAACGAGGTGAGCAGCGTTTTATCCTTTGGAGGAAAGGGTATAGGTTTATTCCGAACGGAATTTCTTTTCATGAACAGAAACAATCCTCCCGGTGAAGATGAGCAATTTGAAGCCTATAGCAAGGCTTTGGCGGAAATGAACCCCAACCCTGTAGTAATCAGAACGATGGATGCCGGCGGTGATAAGGAGATTCCATATCTCAACATACCGAAGGAAGACAATCCCTTTTTGGGCTATCGCGCCATTCGGATTGGCATCACCGAGGAAGGTTTGCTTTTGACACAACTCCGGGCTTTACTGAGAAGCGCAACCTACGGAAATCTTTACATAATGTTCCCTATGATCTCTTCTCTATGGGAGGTAAAAAGGGCAAAAGACCTGCTCCGAAAAGCAGCCCGACAACTGAAGGAGGAGGGAATAGAACAGGGATCGGCAAAAATAGGAATAATGATAGAAATACCCTCCGCAGCTCTTATGGCAGATGAGCTTGCAAAGGAGGTTGACTTCTTCTCCATTGGAACCAACGATTTAACTCAATATACATTGGCAGTGGACAGAGGAAACGCGAAGATATCCCGATGGTACGATCACCTGCATCCTGCAGTTCTCAAGCTTATCGACATGACTGCAAAGGCAGCAAAAAAACACAAAATTGAGCTTGGAATGTGTGGCGAAATGGCCGGCGACCCTTTAGCTCTTCCAATACTCATTGGGATGGAGTTCGACGAACTTTCTATGTCACCTCCGGCAATTCCAAAGATCAAAAGACTTACACGAAAAACCAGCTTGGGAAGAGCTAAAGAGATTACGCAAAAAGCTTTGTTGATGAAAGATGCAACAGAAGTGCGCACCTTTCTTGAGGAGATGACATCTCAATTATGA